A single genomic interval of Mucilaginibacter boryungensis harbors:
- a CDS encoding shikimate dehydrogenase family protein, with protein sequence MKHYGLIGYPLSHSFSRKYFIEKFEKEHISDHVYELFELKNLSDFPELLRANTRLCGLNVTVPHKIGIVRYMDWISEEARQVGAVNCIRISAESPVLAAFSGEVGIQDHDFKLEGFNTDVYGFEHSLKPLLKKHHTKALLLGDGGAARAVKCVLDKLGIEYQLVTRRPGRENILFKDLNKRIIEEHTVIINTTPLGTSPNVDECPPIPYEYITDQHLLYDLIYNPEQTLFLKQGFDKGAATKNGFEMLVLQAEKSWEIWNSTQVAQ encoded by the coding sequence ATGAAACATTACGGGCTAATTGGCTATCCGCTTTCGCATTCGTTTTCGCGTAAATATTTTATTGAGAAATTTGAAAAGGAGCATATATCCGACCATGTATACGAGCTTTTTGAGTTGAAAAACCTTAGCGATTTCCCCGAACTGTTACGCGCCAACACCAGGCTGTGCGGATTAAATGTTACCGTACCACATAAAATTGGCATTGTGCGTTACATGGACTGGATAAGTGAAGAAGCACGGCAGGTGGGCGCCGTTAATTGCATCCGCATTTCAGCTGAAAGCCCCGTATTGGCGGCCTTTTCAGGCGAGGTAGGCATACAAGATCATGATTTTAAACTGGAAGGTTTTAATACAGATGTTTATGGCTTCGAACACTCGTTAAAACCGTTATTAAAAAAACATCATACCAAAGCTTTGCTTTTAGGCGACGGCGGTGCGGCCAGGGCTGTTAAATGCGTGCTGGATAAACTGGGTATTGAATACCAGCTGGTTACCCGCAGGCCGGGCCGGGAGAACATTCTGTTTAAAGATCTAAACAAAAGGATCATAGAGGAGCATACCGTTATTATTAATACCACACCATTGGGTACATCGCCCAATGTAGATGAATGCCCGCCTATTCCTTATGAATATATTACTGACCAGCATTTGTTATACGACCTGATCTATAACCCCGAACAAACCCTGTTTTTAAAGCAGGGCTTTGATAAAGGGGCTGCCACCAAAAATGGCTTTGAAATGCTGGTGTTACAGGCCGAAAAATCGTGGGAGATATGGAACTCAACCCAGGTAGCGCAATGA
- a CDS encoding OmpA/MotB family protein → MKNYIWIGLFLIAAMAAPSCVSKKKYTELQSNYNQLQNDTRDLNVKYQTSQQALTGATTRVKSLEEQIAAERSNSAQLKDALNKCLAGNNQGGINISKLADEINASNKYIKHLIEAKNKSDSLNMVLTNNLTRSLSREEMKDVDIQVLKGVVYISLSDNMLYKSGSYEISDKAGATLSKIAKIITDYSGYDVLIEGNTDNVPIKQTNIRNNWDLSALRASSVVQALQNNYNVDPKRLTAGGRGEYNPIADNSTDAGKSKNRRTQIIITPKLDQFMDLIGKGPEKPQG, encoded by the coding sequence ATGAAAAACTACATATGGATAGGATTATTCCTGATAGCGGCAATGGCAGCGCCCAGCTGTGTTAGTAAGAAAAAATACACCGAATTGCAAAGCAATTATAACCAATTGCAGAATGATACCCGGGATTTGAATGTAAAATACCAAACCAGCCAGCAGGCGCTTACCGGGGCAACCACCCGTGTAAAAAGTTTGGAAGAGCAAATAGCTGCCGAGCGTTCAAATTCGGCACAATTGAAAGACGCGCTGAACAAATGTTTGGCAGGTAACAACCAGGGCGGTATCAATATTTCAAAACTGGCCGACGAGATAAATGCCTCTAACAAATATATTAAGCACCTGATAGAAGCTAAAAATAAGAGCGACTCGCTGAATATGGTGCTGACCAATAACCTTACCCGATCATTGAGTCGTGAGGAAATGAAAGATGTGGATATACAGGTATTGAAGGGGGTAGTGTATATTTCCTTATCGGATAATATGCTGTACAAATCGGGCAGTTATGAAATATCAGACAAAGCCGGTGCTACACTAAGTAAAATAGCTAAGATCATTACCGACTATTCAGGTTACGATGTGCTGATTGAAGGTAATACTGACAATGTGCCGATTAAACAGACTAACATCCGGAATAACTGGGACCTGAGCGCTCTGCGTGCTTCATCTGTAGTGCAGGCATTACAAAACAACTACAATGTCGACCCCAAACGTTTAACCGCAGGCGGCCGTGGCGAGTATAACCCTATTGCCGATAATAGCACCGATGCCGGTAAAAGTAAAAACAGGCGTACACAAATTATCATCACCCCTAAGCTGGATCAGTTTATGGATTTGATTGGTAAAGGGCCGGAAAAACCTCAGGGTTGA
- the gldD gene encoding gliding motility lipoprotein GldD, with protein MELNPGSAMRGLLCIVLVSLLCACGGGHDYSPKPRGYFRIILPKKEYQDYNDGCPFTFKYPTYAKIEPDLKPGAKPCWLNMQFPQFKGTLHLSYEAITSKKKFDMLTEDSYKLASKHTVKATAIDQGVITNPFYKVYGIYYTIDGNNVASSAQFYLTDSTRNYIRGALYFNSEPRVDSLKPVLDFVKKDVDVMIKSFRWVPGH; from the coding sequence ATGGAACTCAACCCAGGTAGCGCAATGAGGGGGCTGCTTTGTATAGTGTTGGTTAGTCTTCTGTGCGCTTGCGGCGGCGGGCACGATTATTCGCCAAAACCGCGGGGTTATTTCCGTATTATATTACCTAAAAAAGAATATCAGGACTATAATGATGGCTGCCCCTTTACATTCAAGTATCCAACATACGCCAAAATTGAGCCCGATTTGAAACCCGGCGCCAAACCCTGCTGGTTAAATATGCAGTTCCCGCAATTTAAAGGCACATTGCATTTAAGCTACGAAGCCATCACATCGAAAAAGAAATTTGATATGCTGACCGAGGACAGCTACAAACTGGCATCCAAACACACGGTTAAAGCCACCGCAATTGACCAGGGCGTTATTACCAATCCGTTTTATAAGGTATACGGCATTTATTATACTATTGACGGTAACAACGTAGCATCATCTGCACAATTTTACTTAACCGATAGCACCCGGAACTATATCCGCGGAGCATTATATTTTAATAGCGAGCCGCGTGTCGATTCCCTTAAACCAGTGCTGGATTTTGTAAAGAAAGATGTGGATGTAATGATAAAAAGTTTCAGGTGGGTGCCGGGGCATTAA